The Deltaproteobacteria bacterium genome contains a region encoding:
- a CDS encoding lytic murein transglycosylase, protein MRPVLSVGLVLIILAVPFSSVKAAQIEDGRFPLKSQERVRESLVGRLLAGGFEPGFVRSIFYDKRWELSLLVLRKNLVYRESKANYAHFLNTYSTALARDFLEENRAFLEKTEKDYGVEKEVIVAILLVESSFGRHVEKYRVVNTLSTLSQADHPEVLRLAVNRLSRLYPDLTPDYLRHRARSKSRWAFAELKALLEIGERENLDVLEVKGSWAGAFGLPQFIPTSYLAYGVDGDGNNRVRLGDREDAIASVANYLKAHGWRPGLGMSRKMEILFRYNRSRLYGETVLGCARKLRKHRTSSGEPLIRAVQDGG, encoded by the coding sequence ATGCGACCGGTACTATCCGTCGGGTTGGTCTTGATCATCCTAGCCGTCCCCTTTTCCAGCGTCAAGGCGGCACAGATTGAGGATGGCAGGTTCCCTCTCAAAAGCCAGGAGAGGGTCCGGGAGTCACTTGTAGGCCGGCTCCTGGCAGGGGGGTTCGAACCTGGGTTTGTTCGGTCTATCTTCTATGACAAGCGCTGGGAACTCTCCCTGCTGGTGCTCAGGAAGAATCTGGTCTACCGCGAGTCAAAGGCCAATTACGCACATTTCCTCAACACCTATTCCACGGCGCTGGCCAGAGACTTCCTGGAGGAGAATCGCGCCTTCCTGGAGAAAACGGAGAAAGATTACGGCGTCGAGAAAGAGGTGATCGTGGCGATCCTTCTCGTGGAATCCTCATTTGGCCGCCATGTCGAGAAGTACCGGGTCGTCAATACCCTCTCCACTCTCTCCCAGGCCGATCATCCCGAGGTCCTTCGGTTGGCCGTGAATCGTTTGAGCCGTCTCTATCCGGATCTGACCCCGGACTATCTGCGACACAGGGCCAGGAGCAAGTCGCGGTGGGCCTTTGCCGAGTTAAAGGCCCTGTTGGAAATCGGGGAGAGGGAGAACCTCGATGTGCTCGAAGTCAAGGGGTCGTGGGCTGGCGCCTTTGGTCTTCCCCAGTTTATTCCTACGAGCTATCTGGCCTACGGGGTGGATGGAGATGGGAACAACAGGGTGAGACTCGGCGATCGGGAGGATGCCATCGCCAGCGTGGCCAACTACCTGAAGGCCCACGGGTGGAGGCCGGGACTCGGGATGAGCCGGAAGATGGAGATCTTGTTCAGGTATAACCGGAGTCGCCTTTATGGGGAGACAGTGCTCGGCTGTGCGCGCAAACTGAGGAAGCATCGCACCTCATCGGGAGAACCTCTCATCAGAGCCGTCCAGGACGGGGGTTGA
- the ddlA gene encoding D-alanine--D-alanine ligase: MARKIRVGVLCGGRSVEHEVSLQSARSILEAIDKEKHEVLLIAIDKEGRWYRSEVSDFLDHADDPSSIRLGTLRDEVALVPGSRENQLVSLRTFRSAGRVDVIFPVLHGPFGEDGTVQGLLRLLGLPFVGARVLGSAVAMDKDVAKRLLRDAGIPTARFIVFHRSPGMRIDFEETARRLGLPVFVKPAGLGSSVGISRVENREHFDSAVEKAFAYDNKILVEEAVEGREIECSVLGNDSPVASVPGEVIPRHDFYSYEAKYIDEKGARLEIPARLPDRTIREVQDLAIRTFRALCCEGMARVDFFVRKDGEILVNELNTIPGFTKISMYPKLWEASGISYGELIDRLIELALERSEREREVRTSFVPAGS, encoded by the coding sequence ATGGCAAGAAAGATTCGAGTCGGGGTTCTTTGTGGAGGCAGATCTGTGGAGCATGAAGTTTCGCTTCAATCTGCAAGGAGCATACTCGAGGCGATCGACAAGGAGAAACACGAGGTCCTTCTCATTGCCATCGACAAAGAGGGTCGATGGTACAGGAGTGAGGTCTCCGATTTTCTCGATCATGCCGATGATCCCAGTTCCATAAGACTCGGAACCTTGCGGGACGAGGTGGCGCTGGTCCCCGGCAGCAGAGAGAACCAATTGGTGAGTCTCCGGACATTCCGGTCTGCCGGCCGGGTGGACGTGATTTTTCCGGTTCTTCACGGACCCTTTGGGGAAGACGGGACCGTTCAGGGCCTCCTGAGACTGCTCGGCCTGCCCTTTGTGGGAGCAAGGGTTCTGGGTTCTGCCGTGGCGATGGATAAGGATGTTGCGAAGCGGTTGCTCAGAGATGCCGGGATTCCCACGGCAAGGTTCATCGTCTTCCATCGGTCCCCCGGAATGAGAATCGATTTCGAAGAGACTGCCCGTCGGCTGGGTCTGCCGGTTTTTGTCAAGCCGGCCGGTCTCGGGTCATCCGTGGGAATCAGCAGGGTCGAAAATCGAGAGCATTTCGACAGTGCGGTGGAAAAGGCCTTTGCATACGACAACAAGATCCTGGTTGAAGAGGCCGTCGAGGGGAGAGAGATCGAATGTTCCGTTCTCGGAAACGACAGCCCCGTGGCTTCGGTGCCCGGCGAGGTCATACCGCGGCACGACTTCTATTCCTACGAAGCCAAGTATATCGATGAAAAGGGTGCACGGCTTGAAATCCCGGCGAGACTGCCGGATCGGACGATCAGGGAAGTTCAGGACCTTGCCATCAGGACCTTCCGGGCGCTTTGCTGTGAGGGGATGGCTCGGGTTGATTTTTTCGTTCGAAAGGATGGAGAAATCCTCGTGAACGAACTCAATACGATTCCGGGTTTCACCAAGATCAGTATGTATCCGAAACTCTGGGAGGCCAGTGGGATATCATACGGAGAGCTGATAGATAGACTTATCGAACTCGCCCTGGAGAGATCCGAGCGAGAAAGGGAAGTAAGGACGTCTTTTGTCCCGGCAGGGAGCTAG
- a CDS encoding MFS transporter: MSTRTKLFWVAVLYFAEGFPFGLVFDAFPVYLRFQGVSLASIGLLSLAGLPWTVKFLWAPAVDLVGNRRSWVVGCQAFLAFTLLLVLTMDPTEGSMILWLVMGVAVLSATQDIAIDAYTIELLDESEMGPANGLRVTTYRIALIAAGGLFVALAGWIGWKGAFATAALVLGLFAILSMHAPSGVNAGCTAAVPRAPGFALAGRILAPLRELYNRPGFLAVMIFILLFKLGDMSLGPMIRPFWVDRHFTPLQIGAVPGGLGVIFTIVGALLGGSLTSRWGIYQALWILGLTQAGSNLTYAAAAALPPSTALMYTASAVESFCGGLGTAPYLAFLMSICDKRYAATQYALLSALFGLTRALSGAVSGFATERFGYATYFVVTFLLAFPAYAFLPWVRVWARKRTPDRATAEA; this comes from the coding sequence ATGAGTACCCGGACAAAGCTCTTTTGGGTGGCCGTCCTCTACTTTGCAGAAGGATTCCCCTTTGGTCTTGTCTTTGACGCTTTCCCCGTCTATCTCAGGTTTCAAGGTGTGAGCCTGGCCAGTATCGGCCTGCTGAGTCTGGCGGGTCTTCCCTGGACCGTCAAATTTCTGTGGGCACCTGCGGTCGATCTTGTTGGGAACCGCCGGTCCTGGGTGGTCGGTTGCCAGGCCTTTCTAGCCTTCACCCTGCTCCTTGTCCTCACCATGGATCCAACAGAGGGAAGCATGATTCTCTGGCTGGTCATGGGTGTCGCGGTTCTGTCTGCCACCCAGGATATCGCTATAGACGCCTACACTATCGAACTTCTCGACGAATCCGAGATGGGGCCGGCCAATGGTCTGCGGGTGACCACCTACCGTATCGCCTTGATCGCAGCCGGGGGACTGTTTGTCGCCTTGGCCGGTTGGATCGGATGGAAAGGGGCCTTCGCCACAGCCGCCCTTGTCTTGGGGCTCTTTGCGATTCTTTCAATGCATGCGCCTTCGGGCGTAAACGCGGGTTGTACGGCCGCGGTTCCTCGGGCCCCGGGCTTTGCTCTGGCAGGCAGGATATTGGCCCCCTTGCGCGAGCTCTATAACAGGCCGGGTTTTCTCGCGGTCATGATCTTCATCCTCCTCTTCAAGCTTGGGGACATGTCGCTGGGACCCATGATTCGGCCCTTTTGGGTGGACCGGCATTTTACTCCGCTCCAGATAGGTGCGGTACCGGGCGGTCTGGGCGTGATCTTCACGATCGTCGGCGCTCTTCTGGGAGGCTCTCTCACCAGCAGATGGGGGATCTACCAGGCATTATGGATCCTCGGTCTGACCCAGGCAGGGTCCAACCTCACCTATGCGGCTGCCGCTGCCTTGCCTCCTTCCACGGCTCTCATGTACACAGCGTCTGCGGTTGAATCATTTTGCGGGGGCCTCGGCACGGCTCCCTACCTTGCCTTTCTGATGAGTATATGCGACAAGAGGTATGCAGCCACCCAGTATGCGCTGCTCAGCGCCCTTTTCGGGTTGACGCGGGCGCTGTCGGGTGCGGTCTCCGGTTTTGCGACGGAACGGTTCGGGTATGCCACCTACTTTGTTGTGACCTTCCTGCTCGCATTTCCGGCTTACGCATTTCTGCCCTGGGTCAGGGTATGGGCACGCAAGAGGACTCCGGACCGGGCAACTGCCGAGGCTTAG
- a CDS encoding threonine/serine dehydratase gives MIMDLNLRQIYMARKNLEGVVFPVPLTLSRGLSRISGGRVYLKWENLQKTGSFKIRGAVHKMLTLGREKLSVGVITASAGNHAQGVAYGAGVLGVPVTAVMPVSTPRVKIVKTEDLGARVILFGENYDEAHARCLELAERDGMVYLPAFEDYGIMAGHGTIALEILEALPKTDTVLVPVGGGGLISGIAVAVKAIHPGIRVIGVQSSRACTMFRCLEAGRIVPVPVLPTLAEGLAGGIDQISFEIVRHSVDDMVLADEEGLEEAIRWALTEERQVVEASGAVGIAAILQGRVPGLEGQRVVVVVSGGNIDRALLGHVLSSGARTQKG, from the coding sequence ATGATCATGGATCTGAACCTCAGGCAAATCTACATGGCCAGAAAGAACCTCGAGGGGGTTGTCTTTCCCGTGCCTCTCACACTCAGCCGGGGCTTGAGCCGGATTTCAGGGGGGAGGGTCTACCTGAAATGGGAGAATCTCCAGAAAACCGGTTCCTTCAAGATCCGTGGAGCGGTCCATAAGATGCTGACCCTAGGCCGCGAGAAGCTCTCCGTGGGGGTAATTACGGCATCTGCGGGAAATCACGCCCAGGGTGTGGCTTACGGAGCAGGAGTATTGGGAGTACCGGTCACTGCGGTCATGCCCGTGTCGACGCCACGCGTAAAGATCGTGAAAACCGAGGATCTCGGAGCCAGAGTGATCCTTTTTGGCGAGAACTACGATGAGGCTCACGCCCGTTGTCTGGAACTCGCCGAGAGGGACGGCATGGTCTATCTGCCGGCCTTCGAGGACTACGGGATCATGGCAGGCCATGGGACGATCGCACTGGAGATACTGGAGGCCCTTCCCAAGACCGATACTGTTCTCGTACCAGTGGGGGGCGGAGGCTTGATATCCGGGATTGCCGTTGCCGTCAAAGCGATTCATCCAGGGATCAGGGTGATCGGCGTCCAGTCCTCCAGAGCCTGTACGATGTTTCGCTGTCTTGAGGCGGGAAGGATAGTTCCCGTCCCCGTTCTTCCCACCCTTGCCGAGGGATTGGCAGGGGGAATCGACCAGATAAGCTTTGAAATCGTCCGGCATAGCGTGGATGACATGGTTCTGGCCGACGAGGAAGGTCTGGAAGAGGCCATCAGGTGGGCGCTGACAGAGGAACGCCAGGTGGTAGAGGCCTCGGGAGCGGTTGGGATCGCCGCTATTCTCCAGGGACGGGTCCCCGGTCTTGAAGGGCAGCGCGTTGTCGTCGTCGTTTCAGGGGGGAACATAGACCGGGCTTTGCTTGGACACGTCCTTTCGAGTGGAGCGAGGACTCAAAAGGGGTAA
- a CDS encoding alpha/beta fold hydrolase, with the protein METREITFSVGGKRLAGVLHLPGRRSPPCVITCHGLLSNKDSEKYLALAALLSREGLAVLRFDFLGCGESEGKLEDSTVTGRLEELTAAMEYVRTNEALGDMMGLMGSSLGGYLSLFKAAQERDVRAVATWSTPYRLSPPSPDAEAIPVLGEGFYADLKTHDLIPILKDVRHCLVIHGDSDELVPLTHASVIYENVREPKRLEIIRGADHRFSDPEHREKAYRLTTAWFNGHLNP; encoded by the coding sequence ATGGAGACCAGAGAAATAACCTTTTCAGTAGGAGGCAAGCGTCTGGCTGGAGTTCTGCATCTGCCCGGCCGGAGGTCGCCTCCCTGTGTCATAACCTGCCACGGCCTTCTCAGCAACAAGGACAGTGAAAAATACCTGGCCCTGGCGGCTTTGCTGAGCAGGGAAGGCCTTGCCGTTCTTCGCTTCGATTTTCTGGGATGCGGAGAGAGTGAAGGGAAACTCGAGGATTCGACGGTCACGGGCAGGCTGGAGGAACTCACCGCAGCAATGGAGTATGTGAGAACCAACGAGGCGCTGGGTGACATGATGGGTCTGATGGGAAGTAGTTTGGGAGGCTACCTTTCCCTGTTCAAGGCAGCCCAGGAAAGAGACGTCCGGGCAGTGGCCACCTGGTCTACACCTTACAGGCTTTCACCCCCTTCGCCGGATGCTGAGGCCATTCCGGTCCTGGGTGAGGGGTTCTATGCAGATCTGAAAACCCATGACCTGATTCCTATTCTCAAGGATGTCCGCCACTGCCTCGTGATCCATGGAGATAGCGACGAACTGGTTCCCCTGACTCACGCCTCGGTGATTTACGAGAATGTGAGGGAGCCGAAGCGGCTGGAGATCATTCGTGGGGCCGACCACCGATTCAGCGATCCGGAGCACAGGGAGAAGGCGTACCGGCTCACTACCGCTTGGTTCAACGGTCATCTGAACCCCTGA
- a CDS encoding PAS domain-containing protein yields the protein MVHSKGEFDLPREDPVQTALNAVPLAVLLVDRKLKIRWINRRAEILFGGRGDPLAGRSIGNSRGSPSTCFQALHLAEIVRTVFRDGGPIAGKERHCTICHDGGRAEYLFRINASPITLAGTDAVLLAIEDITELKRAEERGTERETLSLAIRMARATTHELNQPLSVLMGNLDLLIRNQEAKGRLKDRIARISKSADRVAEIVRQLQSIIRSPQKGHLTQVGPAESRKPAPGPLNDPT from the coding sequence ATGGTTCACAGTAAAGGGGAGTTTGATCTGCCGAGAGAGGATCCTGTTCAAACAGCCCTCAATGCCGTACCATTGGCCGTCCTGCTCGTCGACCGCAAATTGAAGATTCGGTGGATCAATAGAAGGGCTGAGATCCTTTTCGGAGGCCGAGGCGACCCTCTTGCAGGACGATCCATAGGAAACAGCCGGGGATCTCCCTCGACCTGCTTCCAGGCCCTCCATCTGGCCGAAATCGTGAGGACCGTCTTTCGAGACGGAGGACCTATCGCAGGAAAGGAGCGGCACTGCACCATCTGCCATGACGGCGGGCGGGCTGAGTACCTGTTCAGGATAAACGCGTCCCCGATAACACTTGCAGGCACGGACGCGGTTCTTCTCGCCATCGAGGATATCACGGAATTGAAAAGGGCAGAGGAGAGGGGAACAGAAAGAGAAACGCTCAGCCTTGCCATACGGATGGCCAGAGCCACCACCCATGAACTCAACCAACCCCTCTCGGTTCTCATGGGGAACCTCGACCTCCTCATAAGGAACCAGGAAGCCAAGGGCAGACTGAAAGACCGCATAGCCAGGATCTCAAAGAGTGCGGACCGGGTGGCAGAAATAGTCCGCCAGCTCCAGTCGATCATCCGCAGCCCACAGAAAGGCCATCTCACCCAGGTCGGTCCTGCTGAATCCAGAAAGCCCGCCCCCGGGCCCCTGAACGACCCCACCTGA